From a single Capsicum annuum cultivar UCD-10X-F1 chromosome 12, UCD10Xv1.1, whole genome shotgun sequence genomic region:
- the LOC124889370 gene encoding uncharacterized protein LOC124889370 — protein sequence MKSKVSHKNKFLRILALPWKVLTKARDCYVNNMINYTMVNSRTLPRSYSTSHVSNSSSRSIINDSEDFRELVRAASARSMGGSINFDLNLVMQQQIKQQMPSKKLVTRSCSVGMAKIDEENPNCVLEDVMEMKKDNLKYPRSRSYGMVKKNNGVF from the coding sequence ATGAAGAGCAAAGTGAGTCACAAGAACAAATTCCTTAGAATTCTTGCATTACCATGGAAGGTTTTAACAAAAGCAAGAGATTGTTACGTGAACAACATGATAAATTACACGATGGTGAATTCGCGAACGTTGCCAAGGAGTTATAGTACAAGTCACGTTAGCAACTCATCATCGAGGTCTATTATTAACGATAGTGAAGATTTTCGAGAGTTAGTTAGAGCAGCATCAGCTAGAAGCATGGGAGGTAGTATTAATTTCGATTTGAACTTAGTGATGCAACAACAAATAAAGCAACAAATGCCATCAAAGAAATTAGTGACAAGGAGTTGTAGTGTGGGAATGGCAAAAATTGATGAAGAGAATCCTAATTGTGTTTTAGAAGATGTTATGGAGATGAAGAAAGATAATTTGAAGTATCCAAGAAGTAGAAGTTATGGGATGGTCAAGAAAAACAATGGTGTTTTTTGA